From the Ferrigenium kumadai genome, one window contains:
- the amrB gene encoding AmmeMemoRadiSam system protein B, with protein sequence MSTVRQPAVAGMFYPADPRQLAHDVQQLLAEAPPHELIPKALIVPHAGYIYSGAIAATAYATLRPAAAHIRRVVLLGPTHRVAVFGLALPGADAFDTPLGRIELDTEAARAIADLPQVTVSADAHALEHSLEVQLPFLQRVLGKFRLLPLAVGMATPEEVAEVLEKLWGGEETLIVISSDLSHFLPYAAARHVDEETVQTILKLGPPIDHEQACGGTPINGLIVAARRHRLTPHLLDLRNSGDTAGSQDRVVGYASIAFTEGDQGEQERA encoded by the coding sequence ATGTCTACCGTCCGCCAGCCTGCCGTCGCAGGCATGTTCTATCCCGCCGACCCGCGCCAGCTTGCGCATGACGTGCAACAACTGCTGGCCGAAGCGCCCCCTCATGAGCTGATTCCCAAGGCGCTGATCGTTCCGCATGCCGGCTACATCTATTCCGGCGCCATCGCGGCGACCGCCTACGCCACGTTGCGCCCCGCCGCCGCGCACATCCGCCGCGTGGTGCTGCTCGGTCCAACCCACCGCGTCGCGGTGTTCGGGCTGGCATTGCCGGGTGCGGATGCCTTCGACACGCCACTGGGACGCATCGAGCTGGATACGGAGGCGGCGCGTGCCATCGCCGACTTGCCGCAAGTGACGGTCAGCGCCGACGCGCATGCGCTGGAACACTCGCTGGAGGTGCAACTGCCGTTCCTGCAAAGGGTGCTGGGCAAATTCAGACTGCTCCCGCTGGCAGTCGGCATGGCAACGCCCGAGGAGGTTGCAGAAGTGCTGGAAAAACTGTGGGGCGGCGAGGAAACGCTGATCGTGATCAGTTCCGACCTGTCCCATTTCCTGCCCTATGCCGCCGCCCGGCACGTGGACGAAGAAACCGTTCAGACCATCCTCAAACTTGGCCCTCCCATCGACCACGAACAAGCCTGCGGCGGCACGCCGATCAACGGCTTAATCGTCGCCGCGCGGCGGCATCGCCTCACTCCCCATCTGCTCGATCTGCGAAACTCCGGCGACACCGCCGGGTCTCAGGACAGAGTGGTGGGCTATGCATCCATCGCCTTTACCGAAGGAGATCAAGGTGAGCAGGAAAGAGCATGA
- the amrA gene encoding AmmeMemoRadiSam system protein A, which yields MSRKEHETAASRGKALIHIARGAIAQALGEAYPSVPQDEWLSEWGATFVTLTQAGELRGCIGSLQAHRPLAEDVHQNALAAAFRDPRFAPLCRHELGMTECEVSLLSAAERMKFSGEHDALSQLRPGVDGVIFEYGPYRSTFLPQVWEQLPHPRHFMAHLKRKAGLHDGFWAEEVQLSRYTVNKWREADFPKANH from the coding sequence GTGAGCAGGAAAGAGCATGAAACAGCGGCGAGCCGCGGCAAGGCGTTGATCCACATCGCGCGCGGCGCCATCGCCCAAGCGTTGGGTGAGGCGTACCCGTCCGTGCCGCAGGATGAATGGCTGAGTGAGTGGGGTGCGACCTTCGTCACGCTGACGCAGGCAGGAGAGTTGCGCGGTTGCATCGGCTCGTTGCAGGCCCATCGCCCCTTGGCCGAGGATGTCCATCAGAATGCCCTCGCCGCGGCCTTCCGTGATCCCCGCTTTGCGCCGCTCTGCCGGCACGAGCTGGGAATGACCGAATGCGAGGTCTCTCTGCTGTCGGCTGCCGAAAGGATGAAGTTCAGCGGTGAGCATGATGCGCTCTCCCAACTGCGCCCCGGCGTGGACGGGGTCATCTTCGAATACGGCCCCTACCGCAGTACCTTTCTTCCTCAAGTCTGGGAACAGTTACCCCATCCTCGCCACTTCATGGCGCATCTCAAGCGCAAGGCCGGATTGCATGATGGTTTCTGGGCGGAAGAAGTTCAGCTGTCGCGTTACACCGTCAATAAGTGGCGCGAGGCAGACTTCCCCAAGGCAAACCACTAA
- the amrS gene encoding AmmeMemoRadiSam system radical SAM enzyme, producing MDEPISPAERHPAKYWHMLEDGRIQCDLCPRDCKLREGQRGACFVRGRVGYTMVLTTYGRSSGFCVDPVEKKPLNHFYPGSSILSFGTAGCNLACKFCQNWDISKSRSFDRLADQASPEAIARTAKGLGCKSVAFTYNDPVIFAEYAMDVADACHEHGIKTVAVTAGYIHDQPRREFFAKMDAANVDLKGFTDEFYVKQTGAHLQPVLDTLKYLCNETKVWVELTTLLIPGHNDSAQEIEQMSEWIAKELGVDVPLHFTAFHPDYKMTDVPPTSRDILMRSREIALTAGLRYVYTGNVHDLSGGTTYCPGCKQPLIVRDWHQIRDYKLTPDGACPHCGTVIAGHFEQFGKQFGRRRIPIVMS from the coding sequence ATGGACGAGCCGATCAGCCCCGCCGAGCGTCATCCGGCGAAATACTGGCACATGCTGGAGGACGGCCGCATCCAGTGCGACCTATGCCCGCGCGACTGCAAACTGAGGGAGGGGCAGCGCGGCGCCTGCTTCGTGCGCGGACGCGTCGGTTACACCATGGTACTCACCACCTATGGGCGTTCTTCGGGCTTCTGCGTCGACCCCGTCGAGAAAAAGCCGCTTAACCACTTCTACCCCGGCAGCAGCATCCTGTCATTCGGCACCGCGGGCTGCAACCTCGCCTGCAAGTTCTGTCAGAACTGGGACATCTCCAAGTCCCGCAGCTTCGACAGGCTCGCCGACCAGGCCAGCCCGGAAGCCATCGCGCGCACCGCGAAAGGGCTGGGTTGCAAGAGCGTGGCCTTCACCTACAACGACCCGGTGATCTTTGCCGAATATGCAATGGACGTCGCTGATGCCTGTCACGAACACGGCATCAAGACCGTCGCGGTCACGGCGGGTTATATCCACGACCAGCCGCGCCGCGAGTTCTTCGCCAAGATGGATGCCGCGAACGTGGACCTCAAGGGATTCACCGACGAGTTCTACGTCAAACAGACCGGCGCACACCTGCAGCCGGTGCTGGATACGCTGAAATACCTGTGCAATGAAACGAAGGTGTGGGTCGAACTGACCACACTGCTGATTCCCGGCCACAATGACTCGGCACAAGAGATCGAACAGATGAGTGAATGGATCGCGAAGGAACTCGGTGTGGACGTGCCGTTGCATTTCACCGCGTTCCATCCCGACTACAAGATGACTGACGTGCCCCCGACCTCGAGGGACATCCTGATGCGCTCCCGGGAAATCGCCCTGACCGCCGGCCTGCGCTATGTGTACACTGGTAACGTCCACGACCTATCCGGCGGTACCACCTACTGCCCGGGCTGCAAACAGCCGCTGATCGTGCGCGACTGGCACCAGATACGGGACTACAAACTCACGCCTGATGGCGCCTGCCCGCACTGCGGCACGGTGATAGCAGGACACTTCGAGCAGTTCGGCAAACAGTTCGGACGGCGGCGCATCCCCATCGTCATGTCCTAA
- the rlmB gene encoding 23S rRNA (guanosine(2251)-2'-O)-methyltransferase RlmB, which translates to MADLRLIYGFHAVTSRIRQNPDGVLEIYLQSQRNDPRMRDLIKLAEDSGVRMIPVDAKRLDGMAGGTRHQGVAARVDAARRVQHLEDVLDTIEEPPLLLVLDGVQDPHNLGACLRSADAFGVHAVIAPKDRAVGITATVEKVACGAAETVPYITVTNIARTLRELQERNIWVVGAAGEAEQDLHGFKHKGALAWVLGAEGEGLRRLTRETCDELVRIPMLGSVESLNVSVSAGICLFEARRQRAA; encoded by the coding sequence ATGGCTGACCTGCGTCTCATCTACGGCTTTCACGCCGTCACTTCGCGTATCCGCCAGAATCCGGACGGCGTGCTGGAGATCTACCTGCAGTCGCAGCGCAACGATCCGCGCATGCGCGACCTGATCAAGCTGGCCGAGGATAGTGGTGTACGCATGATTCCGGTCGATGCGAAACGTCTCGACGGCATGGCGGGCGGCACGCGCCATCAGGGCGTGGCGGCGCGCGTCGATGCGGCGCGCCGAGTGCAGCATCTGGAAGACGTGCTGGATACGATAGAGGAGCCGCCGTTGTTGCTGGTGTTGGACGGCGTGCAGGACCCTCACAACTTGGGCGCCTGTTTGCGCAGCGCCGATGCCTTCGGCGTGCACGCGGTGATCGCTCCGAAAGACCGCGCGGTCGGCATCACCGCAACGGTGGAGAAGGTCGCCTGCGGCGCGGCGGAGACCGTGCCTTACATCACCGTCACCAACATTGCGCGCACCCTGCGCGAACTGCAGGAGCGCAACATCTGGGTGGTGGGTGCGGCGGGCGAGGCCGAGCAGGACTTGCACGGCTTCAAGCACAAGGGCGCGCTGGCTTGGGTCTTGGGTGCGGAGGGCGAAGGCCTGCGTCGCCTGACACGCGAGACCTGCGACGAACTGGTGCGCATCCCGATGCTGGGCAGCGTGGAAAGCCTGAACGTCTCGGTCAGCGCGGGTATCTGTCTGTTCGAGGCACGACGTCAGCGAGCGGCTTAA
- the rnr gene encoding ribonuclease R — MKKKNNVRLQDPYLEREREQYEHPLPSREFILQILGEQGGPVSEEELLQLLQIEEHEEDLFSRRLRAMERDGQVMRNRKRAICIVDKLDLVKGKVQGHPDGFGFLVPEDGSPDMFLSEKEMHKVLHGDVVMARQSGVDRRGRPEGKIVEVLERANSRVVGRLYEEHGILFVVAENRRISQDILVAPGEAGSAKAGQVVILEILKHPDKHAQPIGRIVQVLGNYADPGMEIEIALRKHDLPYEFPRDAEKQAKHFAPEVKAADWEGREDIRNLPLVTIDGETARDFDDAVYCEPEKGGYRLVVAIADVSHYVQTSDALDREAINRGNSVYFPRRVIPMLPEELSNGLCSLNPQVDRLCMVCDMHISSKGDIGKYRFYPSVMHSHARLTYNQVAAMLADPQGAEAKQFAAVLPHIQHLYELFQKLLHAREKRGAIDFETVETQMIFNDKGKIERIVPVVRNDAHRLIEECMLAANVCAADYLHSNQHTVLYRIHEGPTPEKLEALREFLKEFGLQLGGGEEPQAGDYSKLLKSIKGRPDHGLLQTVMLRSLKQAKYEPENVGHFGLGYEAYTHFTSPIRRYPDLLVHRAIKAVLQGKQYKPAQKWAELGMHCSMTERRADDATRDVEAWLKCFYMRDHLGSVFTGTVSSVTGFGLFVSLDDLYVEGLVHVSELGKDYFHFDAAKHQMLGERTGQRYRLGDRLQVRVVKVDMESTKVDFVLHEEEAEEEKGGTASGKELNAGAWGNTAPKKAGSKKSSGGKKHG, encoded by the coding sequence ATGAAAAAGAAAAATAATGTGCGTTTGCAGGATCCCTACCTCGAGCGCGAGCGCGAGCAATACGAACATCCGCTGCCCAGCCGCGAATTCATTTTGCAGATTCTGGGCGAGCAGGGCGGGCCGGTCAGCGAGGAAGAGTTGCTGCAATTGCTGCAGATAGAGGAGCACGAGGAAGACCTGTTCTCCCGACGTCTGCGCGCGATGGAGCGAGACGGACAGGTCATGCGCAACCGCAAGCGCGCGATCTGTATCGTGGACAAGCTCGACCTGGTCAAGGGCAAGGTGCAGGGACATCCCGACGGCTTTGGCTTCCTGGTTCCGGAAGACGGCAGCCCGGACATGTTCCTCAGCGAGAAGGAGATGCACAAGGTGCTGCACGGCGACGTCGTGATGGCGCGTCAGAGCGGCGTGGACCGCCGCGGTCGTCCGGAAGGCAAGATCGTCGAAGTGCTGGAGCGCGCCAACAGCCGCGTGGTCGGACGCCTGTACGAGGAGCACGGCATCCTGTTCGTGGTGGCGGAAAATCGCCGCATCAGCCAGGACATCCTGGTCGCACCGGGCGAGGCGGGCAGCGCCAAGGCCGGGCAGGTGGTGATCCTCGAGATCCTCAAACACCCGGACAAGCATGCCCAGCCTATCGGCCGCATCGTGCAGGTGCTGGGCAACTACGCCGATCCCGGCATGGAGATCGAGATCGCCTTGCGCAAGCACGACCTGCCGTACGAGTTCCCCAGGGACGCGGAGAAGCAGGCCAAGCATTTTGCGCCCGAGGTCAAGGCCGCCGATTGGGAAGGGCGCGAGGACATCCGCAACCTGCCGCTGGTCACCATCGACGGCGAGACCGCGCGCGACTTCGACGATGCGGTGTATTGCGAACCTGAGAAGGGCGGCTATCGCCTGGTGGTGGCCATCGCTGACGTCAGCCATTATGTGCAGACCAGCGATGCACTGGACCGCGAGGCGATCAACCGCGGCAACTCGGTGTATTTCCCGCGCCGCGTGATCCCGATGCTGCCGGAGGAACTGTCCAACGGCCTGTGTTCGCTCAACCCGCAGGTGGACCGCCTGTGCATGGTGTGCGACATGCACATCAGCAGCAAGGGCGATATCGGCAAATACCGCTTCTATCCCTCGGTGATGCACTCGCATGCGCGGCTGACCTACAACCAGGTGGCGGCGATGCTGGCCGACCCGCAGGGCGCGGAAGCGAAGCAATTCGCCGCGGTGTTGCCGCACATCCAGCATCTCTATGAGTTGTTCCAGAAGCTGCTGCACGCGCGCGAGAAGCGCGGTGCGATCGACTTCGAGACGGTCGAGACCCAGATGATCTTCAACGACAAGGGCAAGATCGAGCGCATCGTGCCGGTGGTGCGCAACGACGCGCACCGTTTGATCGAGGAGTGCATGCTGGCGGCCAACGTCTGCGCGGCGGACTACCTGCACTCGAACCAGCATACCGTGCTGTACCGCATCCACGAAGGCCCGACACCGGAGAAGCTGGAAGCATTGCGCGAGTTCCTCAAGGAGTTCGGCCTGCAACTGGGCGGTGGCGAAGAGCCACAGGCAGGGGATTACTCCAAGCTGCTGAAGAGCATCAAGGGGCGTCCGGATCATGGATTGTTGCAGACCGTGATGCTGCGCTCGCTGAAACAGGCCAAGTATGAGCCGGAGAACGTCGGCCACTTCGGTCTGGGCTATGAGGCCTACACGCACTTCACCTCGCCGATCCGCCGCTATCCCGACCTGCTGGTCCACCGTGCCATCAAGGCGGTGCTGCAGGGCAAACAATACAAGCCCGCGCAGAAATGGGCCGAGCTGGGGATGCACTGCTCGATGACCGAGCGCCGCGCCGACGATGCCACGCGAGACGTCGAGGCCTGGCTGAAGTGTTTCTACATGCGCGACCATCTCGGCAGCGTGTTCACCGGCACGGTTTCGTCGGTCACCGGCTTCGGCCTGTTCGTCTCGCTCGACGACCTGTATGTCGAGGGGCTGGTGCATGTGTCCGAACTGGGCAAGGACTATTTCCACTTCGATGCCGCCAAGCACCAGATGCTGGGCGAGCGCACCGGCCAGCGCTACCGCTTGGGCGACCGCCTGCAGGTGCGTGTGGTGAAGGTGGATATGGAAAGCACCAAGGTCGATTTCGTGCTGCACGAGGAAGAGGCAGAAGAGGAGAAGGGCGGGACAGCGTCCGGGAAGGAATTAAATGCGGGCGCCTGGGGTAATACGGCACCGAAGAAGGCCGGCTCCAAGAAGTCTTCCGGAGGGAAGAAGCATGGCTGA
- a CDS encoding adenylosuccinate synthase, translating into MAKNVVVIGTQWGDEGKGKIVDWLTDQSQGVVRFQGGHNAGHTLVIGGKKTVLHLIPSGILREHVMCYIGNGVVLSPQALLKEMDQLQEAGIDVYSRLKVSEACPLILPYHEAIDKAREAAKGDAKIGTTGRGIGPAYEDKVARRAIRLQDIFYRERFAAKLGEVLDYHNFVLKNYFHAATVDFQKTLDETLALGERIKPLVMDVPRALYEANQAGSNLLFEGAQGALLDIDHGTYPFVTSSNCIAGAACAGAGVGPQMLNYVLGITKAYTTRVGSGPFPTELYDAIDKRDPVGEGLAKRGHEFGSTTGRARRCGWFDAAALKRSIQINGVSGLCITKLDVMDGMETVRLGVGYRINGVESDILPAGADALADCQAVYEEMPGWSESTVGVKRYEDLPQAARNYLERIAQVCSVPVDMVSTGPDRDETIVLRHPFE; encoded by the coding sequence ATGGCTAAGAACGTAGTAGTAATCGGTACCCAGTGGGGGGATGAAGGCAAGGGCAAGATCGTCGACTGGTTGACCGATCAATCGCAGGGCGTCGTGCGTTTCCAGGGCGGCCATAATGCCGGCCATACGCTGGTGATCGGCGGCAAGAAGACTGTGCTGCACCTGATTCCCTCCGGTATCCTGCGCGAACATGTGATGTGCTACATCGGCAATGGTGTGGTGCTGTCGCCGCAGGCGCTGCTCAAGGAAATGGATCAGTTGCAGGAGGCCGGCATCGACGTATACAGCCGCTTGAAGGTTTCCGAAGCCTGCCCGCTGATCCTGCCCTATCACGAGGCGATCGACAAGGCGCGCGAGGCGGCCAAGGGCGACGCCAAGATCGGCACGACCGGACGCGGCATCGGTCCGGCGTACGAAGATAAGGTCGCGCGCCGTGCGATCCGCCTGCAGGACATTTTCTATCGCGAGCGTTTCGCCGCGAAGCTGGGCGAGGTGCTGGATTATCATAACTTCGTGCTGAAGAACTATTTCCATGCCGCCACCGTCGATTTCCAGAAGACGCTGGACGAGACACTGGCCTTGGGCGAGCGCATCAAGCCGCTGGTGATGGATGTGCCGCGTGCGCTGTACGAGGCCAACCAGGCGGGTAGCAATCTGCTGTTCGAAGGTGCGCAGGGCGCGTTGCTGGACATCGACCACGGCACTTATCCGTTCGTCACTTCCAGCAACTGTATCGCTGGTGCGGCCTGTGCCGGAGCCGGGGTGGGTCCACAGATGCTCAACTACGTGCTGGGCATCACCAAGGCCTATACCACGCGCGTCGGCTCCGGCCCGTTCCCGACCGAACTGTATGACGCTATCGACAAGCGTGACCCGGTCGGCGAAGGCTTGGCCAAGCGTGGTCACGAGTTTGGTTCCACAACCGGTCGTGCGCGTCGTTGCGGCTGGTTCGACGCGGCAGCGCTGAAGCGTTCGATCCAGATCAACGGTGTCTCCGGTCTGTGTATCACCAAGCTGGATGTGATGGACGGCATGGAAACCGTGCGCCTCGGCGTCGGCTACCGCATCAATGGCGTGGAGAGCGATATCCTGCCGGCGGGCGCGGATGCCTTGGCGGATTGCCAGGCGGTGTATGAGGAGATGCCGGGCTGGAGTGAGAGCACCGTCGGTGTGAAGCGTTACGAGGATCTGCCGCAGGCCGCGCGCAATTACCTGGAGCGCATCGCGCAGGTGTGCAGCGTGCCGGTGGACATGGTTTCGACTGGGCCGGATCGCGACGAGACCATCGTGCTGCGTCACCCGTTCGAATAG
- a CDS encoding ATP phosphoribosyltransferase regulatory subunit has translation MPNWLLPEYIQDMLPEEAWRVERMRAQFLELMRGHGYQLVAPPLLEYAESLLLDDSRDVDLRTFKLVDQLSGRTLALRADITPQVARIDAHLLNRQGVARLCYAGSVLHTQPVGLTRTRELLQIGAELYGHSGLESDLEIQRLMLQALALLGVDNVHLDLGHVGVFRALVNHAGLDRELENELFAALQGKDTAALQALVQPLDAALRDALLALPSLYGECAEVLARARRQLPDYPEVRAALDALQTAAADLQPLVSRVGIDLADLRGYHYHSGMVFAAYHAGSHDAIALGGRYDELGKSFGRVRAATGFSMDLRQLYSLLPRQTACLGICAPLLDDAALSDKIAQLRAAGEAVVVDLLGDKALRTELQCDRELVLRDGVWQVAAL, from the coding sequence ATGCCGAATTGGTTGTTACCGGAATACATACAGGACATGCTCCCCGAGGAGGCGTGGCGTGTCGAGCGGATGCGTGCTCAGTTCCTCGAACTGATGCGCGGCCACGGCTATCAGCTGGTCGCGCCCCCGCTTCTTGAGTACGCCGAGTCCTTGCTGCTCGACGACAGTCGCGATGTGGATTTGCGTACCTTCAAGCTGGTCGACCAGCTGAGCGGCCGCACCCTGGCGCTGCGTGCCGACATCACCCCTCAGGTGGCGCGCATCGACGCGCACCTGCTCAACCGTCAGGGCGTGGCTCGTTTGTGTTACGCGGGCAGTGTGCTGCATACCCAACCGGTCGGCCTGACGCGCACCCGTGAGTTGCTGCAGATTGGCGCCGAACTGTATGGTCACAGCGGGCTGGAGAGCGATCTGGAGATTCAGCGGTTGATGCTGCAGGCGCTGGCCTTGCTGGGCGTCGATAACGTGCATCTCGACCTCGGGCATGTCGGCGTGTTCCGCGCCCTGGTGAATCATGCCGGCCTCGACAGGGAACTGGAAAACGAATTGTTCGCCGCGCTGCAGGGCAAGGACACCGCAGCGCTGCAAGCCTTGGTGCAGCCCCTGGATGCGGCCCTGCGTGATGCTTTGCTGGCGTTGCCGTCGCTGTATGGCGAGTGTGCCGAAGTGCTGGCGCGTGCGCGCCGGCAGTTGCCGGATTATCCCGAGGTCCGCGCCGCGCTGGATGCGCTGCAGACGGCTGCCGCCGACCTGCAGCCGCTGGTCTCGCGTGTCGGTATCGACCTCGCCGATCTGCGCGGTTATCACTATCACAGCGGCATGGTGTTCGCTGCCTATCACGCGGGCAGCCACGATGCGATCGCCCTGGGCGGTCGTTACGACGAGCTCGGCAAGAGTTTCGGGCGCGTCCGTGCCGCCACCGGTTTCAGTATGGATCTGCGCCAGTTGTACAGCCTGCTGCCGCGGCAAACGGCTTGCTTGGGAATTTGCGCGCCGCTGCTCGATGACGCAGCATTGAGCGACAAGATCGCGCAATTGCGCGCGGCGGGCGAGGCGGTGGTGGTGGATCTGCTTGGGGACAAGGCGTTGCGCACCGAGTTGCAGTGCGACCGCGAACTTGTATTGCGCGATGGCGTCTGGCAAGTCGCCGCTCTTTAA
- a CDS encoding DUF2065 domain-containing protein, protein MSLGLMLVLEGMMPFLFPSTWRETLHKLAQFQDGQLRFLGLTLMLSGLLLIYWVK, encoded by the coding sequence ATGTCGCTGGGGTTGATGTTGGTGCTCGAAGGCATGATGCCGTTTCTGTTTCCCTCCACCTGGCGTGAAACGCTGCACAAACTGGCGCAATTTCAGGACGGGCAATTGCGCTTTCTCGGTCTGACGCTGATGCTGAGCGGCCTGCTGCTGATTTATTGGGTGAAATAA
- the hflC gene encoding protease modulator HflC yields the protein MDKNIGNILIGAVAALILLSMSVYMVDQRQNAIVFQLGEVVSVKTEPGLYFKVPLMQNVRYFDSRILTLDTTEPERFITAEKKNVLVDSFIKWRIVDVKQYYVSVGGDEVRAKTRLMQTVNSSMREEFGKRTIHEVVSGERDKIMEVLRTKADADARKIGVEVLDVRLKRVDFPTEISESVYRRMDAERKRVANELRASGAAEGEKIKADADKQREVILAEAYRDAQKTKGEGDARASAIYSAAFGRNAEFYSFYRSLEAYKQTFKNKSDVMVLDPSSSFFKYLKSSGKSVKSGK from the coding sequence ATGGACAAGAATATCGGTAACATCCTGATCGGCGCGGTTGCCGCATTGATCCTGTTGAGCATGAGCGTATACATGGTCGACCAGCGCCAGAATGCGATCGTGTTCCAGCTGGGCGAGGTGGTCAGCGTCAAGACCGAGCCAGGGCTGTATTTCAAGGTGCCGCTGATGCAGAACGTGCGCTATTTCGACTCGCGCATCCTGACGCTGGATACCACCGAACCGGAGCGTTTCATCACTGCCGAGAAGAAGAACGTGCTGGTGGATTCCTTCATCAAGTGGCGCATCGTGGACGTGAAGCAATACTACGTCAGCGTGGGCGGCGATGAGGTGCGAGCCAAAACCCGTTTGATGCAGACGGTCAACTCCAGTATGCGCGAGGAGTTCGGCAAGCGCACCATCCACGAGGTGGTGTCCGGCGAACGCGACAAGATCATGGAAGTGCTGCGCACCAAGGCCGATGCCGACGCGCGCAAGATCGGCGTCGAGGTGCTGGACGTGCGCCTGAAACGCGTCGATTTCCCGACGGAGATCAGCGAGTCGGTCTATCGCCGCATGGATGCCGAGCGCAAACGCGTGGCCAATGAGTTGCGCGCATCCGGCGCCGCCGAGGGCGAAAAGATCAAGGCCGATGCCGACAAGCAGCGCGAAGTGATCCTGGCCGAGGCCTACCGCGATGCGCAGAAGACCAAGGGCGAGGGCGATGCCCGCGCGTCCGCGATCTATTCTGCAGCGTTCGGCCGCAACGCAGAGTTCTATTCGTTCTATCGCAGTCTGGAAGCCTACAAGCAGACCTTCAAGAACAAGAGCGATGTGATGGTGCTGGACCCGAGTTCGTCGTTCTTCAAGTACCTGAAGAGCTCCGGAAAGTCGGTCAAGTCCGGCAAGTGA
- the hflK gene encoding FtsH protease activity modulator HflK — MGLNDPQWGNKNSGGPPDLEELMRKLNAKVSGMMGGKGGSDKSGGGTPGQGFGGGIGLIVVIAALIWVGSGFYIVNEGQRGVVLRFGKLVEATQPGPRWHLPFPIETVEVVNLSQVRTVEVGYRENVKNKMLKESLMLTDDENIIDIQFAVQYFLKDPSDYLFNNRAPDENVRQAAETAIREVVGKNKMDFVLYEGREQVAASATKLMQDILDRYKSGIVISKLTMQNAQPPEQVQAAFDDAVKAGQDRERQKNEGQAYANDVVPRARGTAARLIQEAEGYKASVIANAEGDASRFKQILVEYEKAPAVTRERMFLDMQQQVLSNVSKVLVDQKNGNSLLYLPLDKLIESTRVAGAAGEAVAAPAPAPATTQSSDNNAAQRARDSLLLGRDREAR, encoded by the coding sequence ATGGGATTGAATGATCCGCAATGGGGTAACAAGAACAGCGGCGGCCCGCCCGATCTGGAAGAGTTGATGCGCAAGCTCAACGCGAAGGTCTCCGGCATGATGGGCGGCAAGGGCGGCTCCGACAAGTCCGGCGGCGGCACTCCGGGGCAGGGTTTCGGCGGGGGCATCGGACTCATCGTCGTGATCGCTGCGCTGATCTGGGTGGGCAGCGGCTTCTATATCGTGAATGAAGGACAGCGCGGTGTCGTGCTGCGCTTCGGCAAGCTGGTCGAGGCAACGCAGCCCGGCCCTCGCTGGCATCTGCCATTCCCCATTGAGACAGTGGAGGTGGTCAACCTCAGCCAGGTCCGGACAGTGGAAGTGGGCTACCGCGAGAACGTCAAGAACAAGATGCTGAAAGAGTCGCTGATGCTTACCGACGACGAAAACATCATCGACATCCAGTTCGCTGTGCAGTATTTCCTGAAGGATCCCTCCGATTACCTGTTCAACAACCGCGCGCCGGACGAGAACGTGCGCCAGGCGGCGGAAACCGCGATCCGCGAAGTGGTCGGCAAGAACAAGATGGACTTCGTGCTCTATGAAGGGCGCGAGCAGGTGGCCGCCTCGGCGACCAAGCTGATGCAGGACATCCTGGATCGCTACAAGTCCGGTATCGTGATCAGCAAACTGACCATGCAGAACGCGCAACCGCCCGAGCAGGTGCAGGCCGCGTTCGACGATGCGGTGAAGGCCGGGCAGGATCGCGAGCGTCAGAAGAACGAAGGCCAGGCTTATGCGAACGACGTGGTGCCGCGCGCACGCGGTACGGCGGCACGCCTGATACAGGAAGCGGAAGGCTACAAGGCGAGCGTGATCGCCAATGCCGAGGGCGATGCAAGCCGCTTCAAGCAGATCCTCGTCGAGTACGAAAAGGCGCCTGCCGTGACTCGCGAACGCATGTTCCTGGATATGCAGCAGCAGGTGTTGAGCAATGTCAGCAAGGTGCTGGTGGACCAGAAGAACGGCAACAGCCTGCTGTATCTGCCGCTGGATAAACTGATCGAGAGTACACGTGTCGCTGGCGCGGCAGGAGAGGCGGTTGCAGCACCCGCGCCTGCACCTGCCACTACGCAGTCCAGCGATAACAACGCGGCACAGCGCGCGCGCGATTCGCTGCTGCTGGGCCGCGACCGGGAGGCACGCTAA